In Chryseobacterium lactis, a single genomic region encodes these proteins:
- the dacB gene encoding D-alanyl-D-alanine carboxypeptidase/D-alanyl-D-alanine endopeptidase translates to MVNFRKYISSAAVLASGLFLAQSTVSTVLYSQNYDNQKSSLNLPSPVSSVAERAVLSAKELVDINVNTMMADPMLKNATWGFVVYDPKTKKVISSYNESTPLVPASTTKLLTTETAMNLLGENYRWMTQLEYSGTVDENGTLNGNLYIVGSGDPSLGTNKAGAWSYRDIISDFVGGLSREGIRKVNGDIIIQTALFKGNISMLPENVVWLENNNYYLPAGTTNGINPANEKLIVKKGGFSSEKKFFYVSPYAHQMVYAEKYDGEGVLTTKLPDAPAYLANSFRTTLVKSGIPVTGKVSPKMTDPSPENRKMVSAYKSPTLGDIIFYTNQHSDNSLAEALLKTVGFQRMGDQTSESGRMVVTEHLRNAGFDMNGLNYIDGSGLSRSNNVTPISQVKFLTSLMDEKYYKSYLTSLPVGGQSGTLKRMFIGEGNGQVFAKTGTLNKVKTLAGYLKTNSGKTLVFSLMVNNYAGSVDMVKKRMEKILEPALNL, encoded by the coding sequence ATGGTAAATTTCAGAAAATATATTTCAAGTGCGGCAGTGTTGGCTTCTGGTCTTTTCCTGGCTCAATCTACCGTTTCTACCGTTCTTTATTCTCAAAATTATGACAATCAGAAAAGCAGTTTAAACCTTCCTTCACCCGTTAGCTCGGTAGCGGAGAGAGCTGTTTTGTCGGCTAAAGAACTTGTAGACATTAATGTAAACACAATGATGGCGGATCCTATGCTGAAAAATGCAACCTGGGGATTCGTAGTGTATGATCCGAAAACGAAGAAAGTTATTTCTTCGTACAATGAAAGTACTCCACTGGTACCGGCTTCTACGACGAAGCTGTTGACCACAGAAACAGCAATGAATTTATTAGGGGAAAACTACAGATGGATGACCCAGCTGGAATATTCAGGAACTGTTGATGAAAATGGAACTTTAAATGGAAATTTGTATATCGTAGGAAGCGGTGACCCGTCTTTAGGAACCAATAAAGCAGGAGCATGGTCTTACAGGGATATTATTTCAGACTTCGTAGGAGGACTTTCACGTGAGGGAATCAGAAAGGTAAATGGTGATATTATTATTCAGACAGCGCTTTTCAAAGGCAATATTTCAATGCTTCCGGAAAATGTTGTATGGCTAGAGAACAATAATTACTATCTGCCTGCTGGTACAACCAATGGAATTAATCCGGCGAACGAAAAACTGATCGTAAAGAAAGGTGGTTTCTCTTCAGAAAAGAAATTTTTCTATGTTTCACCGTATGCTCATCAGATGGTATATGCTGAGAAGTATGATGGAGAAGGCGTTTTAACGACGAAACTTCCGGATGCTCCGGCCTACCTTGCCAATTCTTTCAGAACTACTTTGGTAAAAAGCGGAATTCCTGTGACAGGGAAAGTAAGCCCGAAAATGACTGATCCGTCTCCGGAGAACAGAAAAATGGTTTCAGCTTATAAATCTCCAACGTTAGGTGATATTATTTTCTATACAAACCAGCATAGTGATAATTCATTGGCAGAAGCTTTATTAAAAACTGTTGGATTCCAGAGAATGGGCGATCAGACTTCTGAATCAGGAAGAATGGTGGTAACGGAACATTTAAGAAATGCAGGGTTTGATATGAACGGGTTGAATTATATCGACGGAAGCGGTCTTTCAAGAAGTAACAATGTAACTCCAATTTCTCAGGTGAAGTTTTTAACTTCTTTAATGGATGAGAAATATTACAAGTCTTACCTAACTTCTCTTCCGGTAGGAGGACAGTCAGGAACTTTGAAAAGAATGTTCATCGGTGAAGGAAACGGACAGGTTTTTGCTAAAACAGGAACTTTAAATAAAGTAAAAACTTTAGCAGGATATTTGAAAACAAATTCAGGAAAAACGTTGGTGTTTTCTTTAATGGTTAATAATTACGCAGGATCAGTAGATATGGTGAAGAAAAGAATGGAGAAAATTCTTGAACCTGCATTAAATCTTTAA
- a CDS encoding M1 family aminopeptidase, protein MKKLYLLVLGLLVSQPLYSQKQNSNIDMKGLVEKEKKSFANKMAAGNVNPNTLNYDLQYQRMDVALDPAVNSISGSVTSHFKPTQNMGSIYFDLSTSLTVSQVKYHGSNIAFQQLPTKEVKIDFPASLPANTLDSLTIQYSGTPDPVYGTVMVGSQGGTPILSTLNEPYGAQDWFPTKQSLNDKIERFDFKITTPSQYNVAANGKMMSETALPNAKKLTFWRTMYPTPAYLIALGITNYVKLNDTIGNPPFPFINYVYPSTNSNSTSMSNIQWTKQIMNTYETYFGAYPFRNEKYGHMEYINGGGMEHQTMSSVSGWSKTLIAHELAHQWFGDKVTCSTWNDIWLNEGFATFGEHVANEKLLMTNTEFMNYLSGQINYITGSVGGATYVPNSGLSSVNRIFDSRLSYAKGGYVLRMLKWILGDDAFYQALRDYHVRPNLAYNYVQTSDLNASLFQSTGKDFTEFFNDWIYGEGYPTYKIKWKQTGNQILLNIAQTQSMASVSFYEMPLPIKVNGTGGQTAYLVLNNTTNNQNFLEAVTFPIASVQFNYEYQIIEKNSTVTQDNTLSVSSVEKEEFALYPNPAKNELYLKGLNKATEFSIHALDGKLIRKGIYQPGKTIGITELVPGAYVFTVKEKNIKFIKY, encoded by the coding sequence ATGAAAAAACTTTACCTCTTAGTTTTGGGATTGTTGGTATCTCAACCGTTATACAGCCAGAAACAAAATTCAAACATTGACATGAAAGGATTGGTTGAGAAGGAAAAAAAATCCTTTGCCAACAAAATGGCGGCAGGCAATGTTAATCCTAACACGCTTAATTACGATCTTCAATATCAGAGGATGGATGTGGCTTTAGATCCGGCGGTGAATTCTATTTCCGGGTCTGTGACTTCACATTTCAAACCCACTCAGAATATGGGAAGTATTTATTTTGACCTTTCTACCAGTCTTACGGTTTCCCAGGTAAAATACCACGGTTCCAATATTGCTTTTCAGCAGCTTCCTACAAAAGAGGTGAAGATTGATTTTCCGGCTTCTCTTCCTGCAAATACATTAGATTCTCTTACCATTCAATATTCCGGAACTCCCGATCCTGTTTATGGTACCGTTATGGTGGGAAGCCAGGGAGGAACACCGATTCTTTCTACTTTAAATGAACCATACGGTGCACAGGACTGGTTTCCGACAAAACAAAGCCTGAATGATAAAATTGAAAGATTTGATTTTAAAATTACGACACCTTCTCAATATAATGTGGCTGCCAACGGGAAAATGATGTCTGAAACGGCTCTTCCCAACGCCAAGAAACTTACTTTCTGGAGAACGATGTATCCTACACCTGCTTATTTGATTGCATTGGGTATAACGAATTATGTCAAGTTAAATGATACTATCGGTAACCCACCGTTTCCTTTCATCAATTATGTGTATCCATCCACTAATTCAAATTCGACAAGTATGTCTAATATTCAGTGGACCAAGCAGATTATGAATACCTATGAAACCTATTTTGGAGCTTATCCTTTCCGTAATGAAAAGTATGGGCATATGGAATATATTAATGGGGGTGGAATGGAACATCAGACCATGTCATCCGTGAGCGGATGGAGCAAAACACTTATTGCCCACGAGCTTGCCCATCAATGGTTTGGAGATAAAGTAACCTGCAGTACCTGGAATGATATCTGGCTGAACGAAGGCTTTGCAACATTTGGAGAACATGTAGCCAATGAAAAACTACTGATGACCAATACCGAATTTATGAACTATTTATCAGGTCAGATTAATTATATTACCGGAAGTGTAGGAGGAGCTACCTATGTTCCTAATAGTGGACTTTCCAGTGTAAACAGAATCTTTGACAGCAGATTATCATACGCTAAAGGTGGATATGTTTTAAGAATGCTGAAATGGATCTTGGGAGACGATGCTTTCTACCAGGCGCTTAGAGATTATCATGTGAGACCCAATCTAGCTTATAATTATGTGCAAACTTCAGATTTAAATGCTTCTCTTTTTCAGTCTACGGGAAAAGATTTTACGGAGTTTTTTAACGACTGGATCTATGGTGAAGGTTATCCAACCTATAAAATCAAGTGGAAGCAAACGGGAAATCAGATTTTATTGAATATTGCACAAACCCAGAGCATGGCTTCGGTAAGCTTTTACGAAATGCCTTTACCTATTAAAGTAAACGGAACAGGTGGACAAACAGCTTATTTAGTACTGAACAATACTACCAATAACCAGAATTTCCTGGAAGCAGTGACATTCCCGATTGCCAGTGTTCAGTTTAATTATGAATATCAGATTATTGAAAAAAACTCGACTGTTACTCAGGATAATACATTGAGTGTTTCTTCCGTGGAAAAAGAAGAGTTTGCCTTATACCCGAATCCTGCCAAAAACGAATTGTATCTGAAAGGGCTAAACAAAGCGACAGAATTTTCTATTCATGCTTTAGATGGAAAATTGATAAGAAAGGGAATTTATCAGCCGGGTAAGACAATTGGAATTACAGAATTGGTTCCGGGAGCTTATGTCTTTACAGTAAAAGAGAAAAATATTAAATTCATTAAATACTAA
- a CDS encoding M1 family aminopeptidase, with translation MSKFYFLLLGLLLSHLFYGQEAHQNIEMKGLIEHEKKSFANKMLVGNINPNTLNYDLQYQRMDVSLDPAVQNISGSVTSHFKTKQDLSSIYFDFTTALAVSKVQYHGSNLTFQRLPTQEIKIDFPASITANTLDSLTINYSGSPVNNEVFFTEVQSGTPVLSTLNEPYGAQDWFPTKQSLNDKIEKFDFKITTPAQYNVAANGKLMSETILPNGKKLTFWRTMYPMTAYLAALSITNFVKKNDVIGNPPFPFVNYLYPSTSSNPAKMANIEWTKQAMDVFETYFGAYPFRNEKYGHMEFTWGGGMEHQTMSSMGSWGKGIIAHELAHQWFGDKVTCGKWNDIWLNEGFAAFGAHLANEKLLMTNTQFMTYLSGQINDITSMPDGSTYVPDTSLNNINRIFSSRLTYAKGGYVVRMLKWILGDDIFYQAIKDYHSRPNLAYNYVQTSDLNASLLQSTGKDFTEFFKDWIYGEGYPTYKIKWKQTGSQLLLNASQTQSMPSSVNFYEMPLPIKVNGTGGETAYLVLNNTTNNQNFLETISFPVASVQFNYEYQILEKNSTVTQDNTLSVSSVKKEEFALYPNPAKNELYLKGLNKATEFSIHAIDGKLIRQGNYQPGKSIGISELVPGTYILTIKEKNIKFIKH, from the coding sequence ATGAGCAAGTTTTATTTCTTACTATTGGGACTGTTACTATCTCACTTGTTTTATGGCCAGGAAGCCCATCAGAATATTGAAATGAAAGGTTTAATTGAACATGAAAAGAAATCTTTCGCCAATAAAATGCTGGTCGGGAATATTAATCCAAATACCTTAAATTACGATCTGCAATACCAAAGAATGGACGTTTCTCTGGATCCTGCTGTTCAAAATATTTCAGGATCGGTAACTTCCCATTTTAAAACTAAGCAAGATTTAAGTAGTATTTATTTTGATTTCACTACGGCATTGGCGGTTTCTAAGGTACAATATCATGGCTCTAATCTTACTTTTCAGCGACTTCCTACACAAGAGATAAAAATAGATTTTCCAGCTTCTATTACTGCTAATACATTGGATTCGTTAACTATAAACTACTCCGGATCACCTGTTAATAATGAGGTGTTTTTCACTGAAGTTCAATCGGGAACTCCGGTTCTTTCTACATTAAATGAACCTTATGGTGCTCAGGACTGGTTTCCCACCAAGCAGAGCTTAAATGATAAAATTGAAAAGTTTGACTTTAAGATTACCACTCCGGCACAATATAATGTTGCTGCAAATGGAAAATTGATGTCTGAAACAATCCTTCCTAACGGAAAAAAGTTGACATTTTGGAGAACAATGTATCCTATGACCGCTTATCTTGCTGCTCTTTCAATTACTAATTTTGTCAAAAAAAATGACGTCATCGGAAATCCTCCTTTTCCATTTGTGAATTATTTGTATCCTTCCACTAGTTCGAATCCTGCAAAAATGGCCAATATTGAATGGACCAAACAAGCTATGGATGTATTTGAAACTTATTTTGGAGCCTATCCTTTCCGAAATGAAAAATACGGTCATATGGAATTTACATGGGGTGGAGGAATGGAACATCAAACGATGTCTTCTATGGGAAGCTGGGGTAAGGGAATTATTGCTCATGAACTAGCTCATCAATGGTTTGGAGATAAAGTAACCTGCGGTAAATGGAATGACATTTGGCTGAATGAAGGCTTTGCTGCATTTGGAGCGCATTTAGCTAATGAAAAACTGTTGATGACCAATACACAATTTATGACTTATTTATCAGGTCAGATTAATGATATAACAAGTATGCCGGATGGAAGCACTTATGTTCCTGATACTAGTCTCAATAATATAAATAGAATTTTTAGCAGTAGATTAACCTATGCAAAAGGAGGGTATGTGGTAAGAATGTTGAAGTGGATTTTAGGAGATGACATTTTTTATCAAGCGATTAAAGATTACCATAGCAGACCAAATTTAGCTTATAATTATGTACAAACTTCAGATCTGAATGCTTCATTACTTCAATCTACAGGAAAAGACTTTACGGAGTTTTTTAAAGACTGGATCTATGGGGAAGGCTATCCAACCTATAAGATCAAATGGAAACAAACCGGAAGCCAACTTCTGCTAAATGCTTCACAAACGCAGAGTATGCCATCGTCAGTCAATTTTTATGAAATGCCTTTACCAATAAAAGTAAATGGAACAGGAGGAGAAACTGCTTATTTAGTGTTGAACAATACTACTAATAATCAAAATTTCCTGGAAACGATATCTTTCCCGGTTGCCAGTGTTCAGTTTAATTATGAATATCAGATTCTTGAAAAAAACTCAACCGTTACTCAGGATAATACACTGAGTGTTTCTTCTGTCAAGAAAGAAGAGTTTGCTTTATATCCTAACCCTGCCAAAAATGAATTGTACCTGAAAGGACTAAACAAAGCAACAGAATTTTCAATTCACGCCATAGATGGAAAATTAATAAGACAAGGAAACTATCAG